In the genome of Streptomyces collinus, one region contains:
- a CDS encoding class I SAM-dependent methyltransferase, giving the protein MTTHNDDVDWDRWPVSDYLAENYREVHASDAAVIAHHSAFYRGLPPGRIARSVEFGAGPNLYPLILASAACRRIDAVEAGASNIAYLEDQICHRLDASWLPFHTLCRRLNPQVPATLAGALAPVNVVHADVRTLPPGAYGLASMHFVAESVTEDFAEFADLCRAFVRTVRPGGHLVAAFMENMPTYRIGPASRWPGCPVSPATVTEVFTPLTRDLDVTHIDVDPTLPDYGDSGMVLLTGVAEAV; this is encoded by the coding sequence ATGACGACGCACAACGACGACGTGGACTGGGACCGCTGGCCGGTCTCCGACTACCTCGCGGAGAACTACCGCGAGGTGCACGCGTCGGACGCGGCGGTCATCGCGCACCACTCCGCGTTCTACCGGGGCCTCCCGCCCGGCCGGATCGCCCGCTCGGTGGAGTTCGGGGCGGGACCCAACCTGTACCCGCTCATACTGGCGTCCGCCGCGTGCCGCAGGATCGACGCCGTGGAGGCCGGAGCGAGCAACATCGCCTACCTGGAGGACCAGATCTGCCACCGTCTGGACGCGAGCTGGCTGCCCTTCCACACCCTGTGCCGACGGCTGAACCCCCAGGTGCCCGCGACCCTCGCCGGGGCGCTGGCCCCGGTGAACGTCGTCCACGCCGACGTCCGGACCCTGCCGCCGGGCGCGTACGGACTCGCCTCCATGCACTTCGTCGCCGAGAGCGTCACGGAGGACTTCGCGGAGTTCGCCGACCTCTGCCGCGCCTTCGTCCGCACGGTCCGGCCGGGCGGCCACCTGGTCGCCGCGTTCATGGAGAACATGCCGACGTACCGCATCGGTCCGGCCTCCCGCTGGCCCGGCTGCCCGGTGAGCCCGGCGACTGTGACGGAGGTCTTCACGCCCCTGACCCGGGACCTGGACGTGACGCACATCGACGTGGACCCGACCCTGCCCGACTACGGGGACTCGGGGATGGTGCTGCTCACGGGGGTGGCGGAGGCGGTGTAG
- a CDS encoding aminotransferase class I/II-fold pyridoxal phosphate-dependent enzyme has protein sequence MAVYVALVAIVTVVYMTIPVMVPVMWAVMGLAGVGAILIGTRLHRPAHAWPWWVLAAGLLVFIAGDTYYFVMEQYLGASNPFPSPADACYLAMYPLIAIGLSGLVRHRWANRDLPSLLDALIVTAGLALPVWVYLVQPLTVLQGLTWQQRAISIAYPLGDILVLALLIRLLTPSPVDGSNRAVRLLVAGTVTLLVTDIAYGILQLNDVWQTGSLLDLGWVVFYTAWGLAALQPSMVELTASMPQRESLLPPPRRLVMLAVATLIAPGILLWEGLSGQTRDAAVIAVFSGVLFLLVILRLAGMVVAHRHAVTRELALRGAAASLVSAFRQEEVDRSCHQAVDRLMGRDTPHRTLLLPTEQATDLGAHGTRLVSPAVLDPEVASALDNLPSVLVCPMTQPDRPSGAVPGTLLVAAPERQLHETWGSLEILASHAGLAMERVALRQEVIRRENEAYFRTLVRNASDVILILEDDDTIRYASPSARSVFGTDELLGVSLPELVDPGDRERAARELAVVRERGSGAGHDHWWVRRREGRVEVEVRFSDFRDERTVSGLVVTLRDVTEQRRLEQELTQRAFHDSLTGLPNRTLLLERIERALLRGRRESSLTCLLFIDLDDFKLVNDTMGHRAGDQLLVAVGNRLSRTLRRTDTAARLGGDEFAVLMEDAKQPVDAELLAAQVIQTLSRPFELADESVTVSASVGVATARDSTDAEELLGHADLALYAAKAAGKRQWRRFKPLLRSRMVERHDLQSQLAQAVADKAFALRYQPVVDIAAGEVVGFEALVRWPHEHRPPVAPEQFISLAEETGHIASLGSWVLENAISDIIGLQRLPGPGRPPYVSVNVSARQFRDAGFIEQVGEALSTPGLEPGSLQLELTETVLLHRDDRLQTVLNTLKELGVHIAVDDFGTGFSSLRYLRDFPIDVLKIDKSYIDDIAQDAQQVALVEGIVRIADTLGLQVIAEGIEDTAQRDLLAGMGCRFGQGFLFARPLTVEQSAHVLREPTARPFATPQTPRPRIDAARGRREARWADLEHLRRTSPMSDAVLDEVRGRHIRSGDHWLIDFASCNYLGFDWDPEVMESVDPAVRRWGTHPSWSRLLGSPRLYPDIEERLAALLGAPDTLLLPTLTLVHSSVIPAIAEDGHVFVEATAHRTVYDGCVVARAQGATLHRFHAERLDELRALLAGAPPGTPRLVCLDGVNSMSGNIPDLPSLAAVCRSEGATLYVDDAHGFGVIGERGPDETCPYGMRGNCVVRHTGESYDGIVLVGGFSKAYSSLLAFLALPPELKNRLKTAAAPYLYSGPSPTASLATALAGLDVNERRGDAIRADLYRKTVRVLDHLEGMGVSTLNSDRLPIVEVPLANPADLDAVAAFLWQEGVYVTLAAYPLVPRDRVGFRIQLTALNSDEDIDHLNGSLTRLSERFPLRLKG, from the coding sequence ATGGCCGTCTACGTCGCCCTGGTCGCGATCGTTACCGTCGTGTACATGACCATCCCGGTGATGGTTCCCGTGATGTGGGCCGTGATGGGGCTGGCCGGTGTCGGCGCCATCCTGATCGGCACACGCCTGCACCGGCCCGCCCACGCATGGCCCTGGTGGGTCCTGGCCGCGGGCTTGCTCGTGTTCATCGCGGGCGACACGTACTACTTCGTGATGGAGCAGTACCTGGGAGCCTCCAACCCGTTCCCCTCCCCGGCCGACGCCTGCTACCTGGCCATGTACCCGCTCATCGCGATCGGTCTGTCGGGCCTGGTGCGCCACCGCTGGGCCAACCGCGACCTGCCGAGCCTGCTCGACGCGCTGATCGTCACCGCAGGCCTGGCGCTGCCCGTGTGGGTGTACCTGGTGCAGCCGCTGACCGTGCTGCAGGGGCTGACGTGGCAGCAGCGGGCCATCAGCATCGCCTACCCCCTCGGCGACATCCTCGTGCTGGCCCTGCTGATCAGGCTGCTCACCCCCAGCCCGGTCGACGGTTCCAATCGCGCCGTACGCCTGCTGGTCGCCGGCACGGTGACCCTGCTCGTGACGGACATCGCGTACGGGATCCTGCAGCTGAACGACGTCTGGCAGACCGGCAGCCTGCTGGATCTCGGCTGGGTCGTCTTCTACACCGCCTGGGGCCTGGCGGCACTGCAGCCCTCCATGGTCGAGCTGACGGCTTCCATGCCGCAGCGGGAGTCCCTGCTGCCGCCGCCGCGGCGGCTGGTCATGCTCGCCGTGGCCACGCTCATCGCGCCGGGGATCCTGCTCTGGGAGGGGCTGAGCGGCCAGACCCGGGACGCCGCCGTGATCGCGGTCTTCTCGGGCGTGCTGTTCCTGCTCGTGATCCTGCGGCTGGCGGGGATGGTCGTGGCGCACCGCCACGCGGTGACGCGGGAGCTGGCCCTGCGCGGAGCCGCCGCGTCGCTGGTCTCCGCCTTCCGGCAGGAAGAGGTCGACCGGTCCTGCCACCAGGCGGTCGACCGGCTGATGGGCCGGGACACACCGCACCGGACGCTGCTGCTCCCCACCGAGCAGGCGACGGACCTGGGCGCCCACGGCACCCGGCTGGTCAGCCCGGCCGTCCTCGACCCCGAGGTCGCCTCCGCGCTCGACAACCTGCCGTCGGTCCTGGTGTGCCCCATGACCCAGCCCGACCGCCCGTCCGGAGCCGTGCCGGGCACCCTGCTGGTCGCCGCCCCCGAGCGGCAGCTCCACGAGACCTGGGGCTCCCTGGAGATCCTGGCCTCGCACGCGGGTCTGGCGATGGAGCGCGTCGCGCTGCGCCAGGAGGTCATCCGGCGGGAGAACGAGGCGTACTTCCGCACCCTCGTCCGCAACGCCTCCGACGTGATCCTGATCCTGGAGGACGACGACACCATCCGGTACGCCAGCCCGTCCGCGCGGTCCGTCTTCGGCACCGACGAACTCCTCGGCGTGTCCCTGCCGGAACTGGTGGACCCCGGCGACCGGGAGCGGGCGGCCCGGGAGCTGGCCGTCGTACGGGAGCGGGGTTCCGGGGCGGGCCACGACCACTGGTGGGTGCGGCGCCGGGAAGGGCGCGTCGAGGTGGAGGTCCGCTTCAGCGACTTCCGGGACGAACGGACCGTGTCCGGTCTGGTGGTGACCCTGCGGGACGTGACCGAGCAGCGGCGGCTGGAGCAGGAGCTGACGCAGCGGGCCTTCCACGACTCGCTGACCGGTCTGCCCAACCGGACGCTGCTGCTGGAGCGGATCGAACGCGCCCTGCTGCGCGGCCGCCGCGAGTCGTCCCTGACCTGTCTGCTCTTCATCGACCTCGACGACTTCAAGCTGGTCAACGACACCATGGGGCACCGGGCGGGCGACCAGCTGCTGGTCGCGGTCGGCAACCGGCTGTCCCGGACGCTGCGTCGCACCGACACCGCGGCCCGGCTCGGCGGCGACGAGTTCGCCGTGCTGATGGAGGACGCCAAGCAGCCGGTGGACGCCGAACTGCTCGCGGCCCAGGTGATCCAGACCCTGAGCCGGCCCTTCGAGCTGGCCGACGAGTCGGTGACGGTGTCCGCCAGCGTGGGCGTGGCCACCGCGCGCGACAGCACCGACGCGGAGGAACTGCTGGGCCATGCCGACCTCGCCCTGTACGCGGCGAAGGCGGCGGGCAAGCGGCAGTGGCGCCGCTTCAAGCCACTGCTGCGCAGCCGCATGGTGGAACGGCACGATCTGCAGTCCCAGCTGGCCCAGGCGGTCGCCGACAAGGCGTTCGCGCTGCGCTACCAGCCGGTCGTGGACATCGCGGCGGGCGAGGTCGTCGGGTTCGAGGCGCTGGTCCGCTGGCCGCACGAACACCGGCCGCCCGTCGCCCCGGAGCAGTTCATCAGCCTGGCGGAGGAGACCGGGCACATCGCCTCGCTGGGCTCGTGGGTGCTGGAGAACGCGATCAGCGACATCATCGGGCTGCAACGGCTGCCGGGCCCCGGCCGCCCGCCGTACGTCAGCGTGAACGTCTCCGCCCGTCAGTTCCGCGACGCCGGGTTCATCGAGCAGGTCGGGGAGGCGCTGAGCACCCCGGGGCTCGAACCCGGATCGCTGCAGCTGGAGCTGACGGAGACGGTCCTGCTGCACCGCGACGACCGGCTCCAGACGGTGCTGAACACGCTGAAGGAACTCGGGGTGCACATCGCGGTCGACGACTTCGGCACCGGCTTCTCCTCGCTGCGCTACCTGCGGGACTTCCCCATCGACGTGCTGAAGATCGACAAGTCGTACATCGACGACATCGCACAGGACGCCCAGCAGGTCGCCCTGGTCGAGGGCATCGTGCGGATCGCCGACACCCTGGGGCTGCAGGTCATCGCTGAGGGCATCGAGGACACCGCTCAGCGGGATCTGCTGGCCGGCATGGGGTGCCGGTTCGGGCAGGGGTTCCTGTTCGCCCGGCCGCTGACGGTGGAGCAGAGCGCGCACGTCCTGCGGGAGCCGACCGCCCGCCCCTTCGCAACCCCGCAGACCCCGAGGCCCCGTATCGACGCCGCCCGCGGTCGCCGCGAAGCCCGCTGGGCGGACCTGGAGCACCTGCGGCGCACCAGCCCGATGAGCGACGCGGTCCTGGACGAAGTGCGCGGGAGGCACATCCGCAGCGGTGACCACTGGCTGATCGACTTCGCGTCGTGCAACTACCTGGGCTTCGACTGGGACCCGGAGGTCATGGAGTCGGTCGATCCCGCGGTCCGCCGGTGGGGCACGCATCCCAGCTGGTCGCGGCTGCTGGGCAGTCCGCGGCTGTACCCCGACATCGAGGAGCGGCTCGCCGCGCTGCTGGGCGCGCCGGACACGCTGCTGCTGCCCACGCTGACGCTGGTGCACTCCTCGGTGATCCCGGCCATCGCGGAGGACGGACACGTCTTCGTGGAGGCGACCGCGCACCGCACGGTCTACGACGGCTGCGTGGTGGCCCGGGCCCAGGGCGCCACCCTGCACCGCTTCCACGCCGAGCGGCTCGACGAACTGCGTGCCCTGCTGGCCGGGGCCCCGCCGGGCACGCCCCGGCTGGTGTGCCTCGACGGCGTCAACAGCATGAGCGGCAACATCCCCGATCTGCCCTCCCTGGCGGCGGTGTGCCGCTCCGAGGGGGCGACGCTGTACGTCGACGACGCGCACGGCTTCGGCGTGATCGGGGAGCGCGGGCCGGACGAGACGTGCCCGTACGGCATGCGCGGCAACTGCGTGGTGCGGCACACCGGGGAGTCGTACGACGGGATCGTGCTCGTGGGCGGGTTCTCCAAGGCGTACTCGTCCTTGCTGGCGTTCCTCGCCCTGCCGCCGGAGCTGAAGAACCGGCTGAAGACCGCGGCGGCGCCCTATCTGTACTCGGGGCCGTCACCGACGGCGTCACTGGCGACCGCGCTGGCCGGGCTGGACGTCAACGAGCGCCGGGGCGACGCGATCCGGGCGGACCTGTACCGCAAGACGGTCCGGGTCCTCGACCACCTGGAGGGCATGGGGGTGAGCACCCTCAACTCGGACCGGCTGCCGATCGTGGAGGTGCCGCTGGCGAACCCCGCGGACCTGGACGCGGTCGCCGCGTTCCTGTGGCAGGAGGGCGTCTATGTGACGCTGGCGGCGTACCCGCTGGTCCCCCGGGACCGGGTGGGGTTCCGCATCCAGCTCACGGCCCTCAACTCGGACGAGGACATCGACCATCTGAACGGGAGCCTGACCCGGTTGTCCGAACGCTTCCCGCTGCGGCTGAAGGGCTAG
- a CDS encoding chaplin, with amino-acid sequence MIAVAAASGAMAVTVPAYAGSGADGSTAGSPGVVSGNTVQLPVHVPVNVCGNTVNVVGLLNPAAGNTCANEDDGRAGRPGTSGGAVAEAGGKDSPGVVSGNGVQLPVDLPVDLTGNSVNVVGIGNPSTGNESSNTPGDQRPVRPQRPQEPVPERTPPSRPNPAPEPAPHSGPRAVPHATGALAHTGTDHTLQALAASAALVAGGVVLRRRLRPGSDG; translated from the coding sequence GTGATCGCCGTCGCCGCCGCCTCGGGCGCGATGGCCGTGACCGTCCCCGCGTACGCCGGTTCCGGTGCGGATGGCTCGACGGCCGGTTCGCCCGGGGTGGTCTCCGGCAACACCGTCCAGTTGCCGGTGCACGTTCCGGTGAACGTGTGCGGGAACACCGTGAACGTGGTGGGGCTCCTGAACCCCGCCGCCGGCAACACCTGCGCGAACGAGGACGACGGGCGGGCCGGCCGCCCGGGCACGTCCGGCGGCGCGGTCGCCGAGGCCGGCGGAAAGGATTCACCGGGCGTGGTCTCCGGCAACGGCGTGCAGTTGCCGGTCGACCTCCCGGTCGACCTCACGGGCAACTCCGTGAACGTCGTCGGTATCGGCAACCCGTCGACCGGCAACGAGTCCTCGAACACGCCCGGTGACCAGCGCCCGGTCCGTCCCCAGCGCCCGCAGGAGCCGGTCCCGGAGCGGACCCCGCCGTCCCGGCCGAACCCGGCCCCCGAACCGGCCCCGCACAGCGGCCCGCGCGCCGTCCCGCACGCCACCGGCGCCCTGGCCCACACGGGCACGGACCACACCCTCCAGGCCCTCGCCGCGAGCGCGGCACTGGTCGCCGGGGGAGTGGTGCTGCGCCGGAGGCTCCGCCCGGGGTCGGACGGCTGA